A region of the Roseobacter denitrificans OCh 114 genome:
CCGACAAGCCCAAGCACCGTTGATTCCCGGATGTTGATGTCCCAACGGAATACCGCGATACCGGCGAAAGCGGGCATGATTTGCGGCACGATCCCATAGGCCATGACCTGCCAGCGGGACGCACCCGTCGCTGTCATCGCTTCGACCTGAACTTCGTCAATCTCTTCTATGGCTTCATAGAGCAGCTTTGCGCAGAACCCGATGGAGCGGATCGCAATGGCGATCACACCCGCAAAGACGCCGGGACCGATAATCGCGATCAGCAGCAAGGCCCAGATCAGCGAGTTGATCGAGCGTGTGGATACGATGATCAGCAAGGCGATCGGGCGCACAAACAGTGCCGATGGCGTCGTGTTGCGCGCAGCAAAGAAGGCAATCGGAACCGCAAGAAACAGGGCGATGATCGTACCGAGGGT
Encoded here:
- the phnE gene encoding phosphonate ABC transporter, permease protein PhnE; protein product: MPIRETDSQKIWQRRTGRESLSHWAMWLVGLMIFAYCWQQISQATTWFFVWDAPRIANDIWTRATPPKWDYIAQLGEPIWDTLNIATLGTIIALFLAVPIAFFAARNTTPSALFVRPIALLIIVSTRSINSLIWALLLIAIIGPGVFAGVIAIAIRSIGFCAKLLYEAIEEIDEVQVEAMTATGASRWQVMAYGIVPQIMPAFAGIAVFRWDINIRESTVLGLVGAGGIGLQLSASLNVLAWPQVSLILLVILAAVVISEWVSAKVRGAII